A genomic stretch from Gammaproteobacteria bacterium includes:
- a CDS encoding DNA polymerase subunit beta, with the protein RYFGVQFLLEDNLGKSVDLVTDKALRRELKPYIEKEAINV; encoded by the coding sequence AGCGTTACTTCGGTGTTCAATTTCTTCTTGAAGATAATCTCGGTAAATCGGTGGACTTGGTGACTGACAAAGCCTTACGTCGTGAATTGAAACCGTACATAGAAAAAGAGGCCATTAATGTCTAA